In Ahaetulla prasina isolate Xishuangbanna chromosome 5, ASM2864084v1, whole genome shotgun sequence, the following are encoded in one genomic region:
- the SIM2 gene encoding single-minded homolog 2 isoform X1: protein MKEKSKNAAKTRREKENGEFYELAKLLPLPSAITSQLDKASVIRLTTSYLKMRAVFPEGLGDAWGQPNRLGPLDNIAKELGSHLLQTLDGFVFVVASDGKIMYISETASVHLGLSQVELTGNSIYEYIHPSDHDEMTAILTAHQPLHPHLLQEYEIERSFFLRMKCVLAKRNAGLTSSGYKVIHCSGYLKIRQYMLDISLYDTCYQIVGLVAVGQSLPPSAITEIKLHSNMFMFRASLDLKLIFLDSRVTELTGYEPQDLIEKTLYHHVHGCDVFHLRYAHHLLLVKGQVTTKYYRLLSKNGGWVWVQSYATIVHNSRSSRPHCIVSVNYVLTDIEYKELPLSLDQIAVSKSQFSCRNLMSTSQETRKATKPRSNKMKMKLRTTPYPQQQYGSFQTEKLECGQVGSWRSSSIANSTTIQEQAFHSENSELLYTPSYSLPFSYHYGHFPVDSHVFSSKKQMLPSKFGQPQGAPCEVARFFLSTLQTSGECQWHYANSLVPGSQSPCKSPDQSACNIRHNLLQNYEVPLPHRRYNHESTSESFTGCASLTPNSKYKEEIYDSGIIKQSKTENRTCPAHNLIKEENKAVFNRDLQEKNSISEKVFSNSFSNTFLSKSESFQSKSIGQLSHFVPVPTVYEQARRIYMKEPKYENIAQHTTNLSELESEDRMVAKLDSDPETDLTVDVRHAGQVPLVFLNYHRVLAKHGTFQTSSCMATGHITENYGPNSEDVNMFYKNQSPSSASSPETHKESTLPHYIGTSVIIASGR from the exons gtttgGGAGATGCCTGGGGCCAGCCAAATAGATTAGGCCCCTTGGATAACATTGCAAAGGAGCTGGGTTCACATTTACTTCAG acTCTGGATGGGTTTGTTTTTGTGGTAGCGTCTGATGGCAAAATAATGTATATCTCAGAAACAGCTTCTGTTCATCTAGGTTTATCCCAG GTAGAACTAACTGGCAATAGCATTTATGAATATATACATCCCTCAGATCATGATGAAATGACAGCCATTTTAACAGCTCACCAGCCACTTCATCCCCATCTTTTACAAG AATATGAAATAGAGAGATCTTTTTTCCTGCGAATGAAGTGTGTCTTGGCCAAGCGAAATGCAGGATTAACAAGTAGTGGTTATAAG GTGATCCATTGCAGTGGCTATTTGAAGATTCGGCAGTATATGCTGGATATATCTTTGTATGACACCTGTTACCAAATTGTGGGATTGGTTGCTGTAGGTCAATCACTACCTCCAAGCGCAATTACTGAGATCAAACTTCATAGTAATATGTTTATGTTCAGAGCAAGTCTGGACTTAAAGCTTATCTTTCTGGATTCCAG aGTGACTGAATTAACTGGATATGAGCCACAAGATTTGATAGAGAAAACTCTTTACCACCATGTGCATGGATGTGATGTGTTTCATTTACGATATGCTCACCACCTTT TGTTGGTGAAAGGACAAGTCACGACCAAGTATTATCGGTTGCTGTCAAAAAATGGTGGCTGGGTTTGGGTCCAGAGCTATGCCACTATTGTACATAATAGCCGCTCATCAAGACCTCACTGCATAGTGAGTGTCAATTATGTCCTAAC AGATATAGAATATAAAGAACTTCCATTGTCACTGGACCAAATTGCCGTTTCTAAATCACAGTTTTCATGCAGAAATTTGATGTCTACCTCACAAGAAACAAGAAAAGCAACAAAACCTAGGAGTAATaaaatgaagatgaaactcagaaCAACTCCTTATCCACAGcag CAATATGGTTCCTTCCAGACAGAGAAGCTGGAATGTGGCCAAGTTGGAAGCTGGAGATCCAGCTCCATAGCAAACTCCACCACCATCCAAGAACAAGCCTTTCATTCAGAAAACAGTGAACTTTTATACACTCCATCGTACAGCTTACCTTTCTCATATCATTATGGGCACTTTCCTGTAGACTCACATGTATTCAGTAGCAAAAAACAAATGCTGCCTTCTAAATTTGGCCAGCCTCAAGGAGCACCTTGCGAAGTAGCACGGTTCTTCTTAAGCACATTGCAGACAAGTGGAGAGTGCCAGTGGCACTATGCCAATTCTCTTGTACCAGGGAGTCAATCACCATGTAAAAGTCCTGATCAGTCAGCATGTAATATACGCCATAATCTCTTGCAAAATTATGAAG TGCCACTACCACATAGACGATACAACCATGAAAGTACCTCTGAAAGTTTTACAGGTTGTGCCAGCTTAACACCCAATAGCAAATACAAAGAAGAAATCTATGATTCTGGCATTATAAAACAGagcaaaacagaaaacagaacgtGTCCTGCACACAATCtcattaaagaagaaaataaagcagTTTTCAATAGAGACTTGCAAGAAAAAAACAGCATTAGTGAAAAGGTCTTTTCAAACTCCTTCTCCAATACCTTTTTATCAAAATCAGAATCTTTCCAAAGTAAATCAATTGGACAGTTAAGTCACTTTGTCCCAGTTCCAACAGTATATGAACAAGCAAGAAGAATTTATATGAAAGAaccaaaatatgaaaatattgctCAGCATACTACAAATTTAAGTGAACTGGAATCTGAGGACAGAATGGTTGCAAAGCTTGACAGTGACCCTGAAACTGACCTTACAGTGGATGTAAGACATGCAGGACAAGTTCCGCTTGTCTTTCTGAACTATCACCGAGTTTTAGCCAAACATGGCACATTTCAAACGTCTTCATGCATGGCGACAGGCCACATAACAGAAAATTATGGACCCAATTCTGAGGATGTAAATATGTTTTACAAAAACCAAAGCCCCTCATCAGCTTCATCCCCTGAAACTCACAAAGAATCTACACTTCCTCATTATATTGGAACTTCTGTAATAATAGCTAGTGGAAGGTAA
- the SIM2 gene encoding single-minded homolog 2 isoform X2 — protein sequence MTAILTAHQPLHPHLLQEYEIERSFFLRMKCVLAKRNAGLTSSGYKVIHCSGYLKIRQYMLDISLYDTCYQIVGLVAVGQSLPPSAITEIKLHSNMFMFRASLDLKLIFLDSRVTELTGYEPQDLIEKTLYHHVHGCDVFHLRYAHHLLLVKGQVTTKYYRLLSKNGGWVWVQSYATIVHNSRSSRPHCIVSVNYVLTDIEYKELPLSLDQIAVSKSQFSCRNLMSTSQETRKATKPRSNKMKMKLRTTPYPQQQYGSFQTEKLECGQVGSWRSSSIANSTTIQEQAFHSENSELLYTPSYSLPFSYHYGHFPVDSHVFSSKKQMLPSKFGQPQGAPCEVARFFLSTLQTSGECQWHYANSLVPGSQSPCKSPDQSACNIRHNLLQNYEVPLPHRRYNHESTSESFTGCASLTPNSKYKEEIYDSGIIKQSKTENRTCPAHNLIKEENKAVFNRDLQEKNSISEKVFSNSFSNTFLSKSESFQSKSIGQLSHFVPVPTVYEQARRIYMKEPKYENIAQHTTNLSELESEDRMVAKLDSDPETDLTVDVRHAGQVPLVFLNYHRVLAKHGTFQTSSCMATGHITENYGPNSEDVNMFYKNQSPSSASSPETHKESTLPHYIGTSVIIASGR from the exons ATGACAGCCATTTTAACAGCTCACCAGCCACTTCATCCCCATCTTTTACAAG AATATGAAATAGAGAGATCTTTTTTCCTGCGAATGAAGTGTGTCTTGGCCAAGCGAAATGCAGGATTAACAAGTAGTGGTTATAAG GTGATCCATTGCAGTGGCTATTTGAAGATTCGGCAGTATATGCTGGATATATCTTTGTATGACACCTGTTACCAAATTGTGGGATTGGTTGCTGTAGGTCAATCACTACCTCCAAGCGCAATTACTGAGATCAAACTTCATAGTAATATGTTTATGTTCAGAGCAAGTCTGGACTTAAAGCTTATCTTTCTGGATTCCAG aGTGACTGAATTAACTGGATATGAGCCACAAGATTTGATAGAGAAAACTCTTTACCACCATGTGCATGGATGTGATGTGTTTCATTTACGATATGCTCACCACCTTT TGTTGGTGAAAGGACAAGTCACGACCAAGTATTATCGGTTGCTGTCAAAAAATGGTGGCTGGGTTTGGGTCCAGAGCTATGCCACTATTGTACATAATAGCCGCTCATCAAGACCTCACTGCATAGTGAGTGTCAATTATGTCCTAAC AGATATAGAATATAAAGAACTTCCATTGTCACTGGACCAAATTGCCGTTTCTAAATCACAGTTTTCATGCAGAAATTTGATGTCTACCTCACAAGAAACAAGAAAAGCAACAAAACCTAGGAGTAATaaaatgaagatgaaactcagaaCAACTCCTTATCCACAGcag CAATATGGTTCCTTCCAGACAGAGAAGCTGGAATGTGGCCAAGTTGGAAGCTGGAGATCCAGCTCCATAGCAAACTCCACCACCATCCAAGAACAAGCCTTTCATTCAGAAAACAGTGAACTTTTATACACTCCATCGTACAGCTTACCTTTCTCATATCATTATGGGCACTTTCCTGTAGACTCACATGTATTCAGTAGCAAAAAACAAATGCTGCCTTCTAAATTTGGCCAGCCTCAAGGAGCACCTTGCGAAGTAGCACGGTTCTTCTTAAGCACATTGCAGACAAGTGGAGAGTGCCAGTGGCACTATGCCAATTCTCTTGTACCAGGGAGTCAATCACCATGTAAAAGTCCTGATCAGTCAGCATGTAATATACGCCATAATCTCTTGCAAAATTATGAAG TGCCACTACCACATAGACGATACAACCATGAAAGTACCTCTGAAAGTTTTACAGGTTGTGCCAGCTTAACACCCAATAGCAAATACAAAGAAGAAATCTATGATTCTGGCATTATAAAACAGagcaaaacagaaaacagaacgtGTCCTGCACACAATCtcattaaagaagaaaataaagcagTTTTCAATAGAGACTTGCAAGAAAAAAACAGCATTAGTGAAAAGGTCTTTTCAAACTCCTTCTCCAATACCTTTTTATCAAAATCAGAATCTTTCCAAAGTAAATCAATTGGACAGTTAAGTCACTTTGTCCCAGTTCCAACAGTATATGAACAAGCAAGAAGAATTTATATGAAAGAaccaaaatatgaaaatattgctCAGCATACTACAAATTTAAGTGAACTGGAATCTGAGGACAGAATGGTTGCAAAGCTTGACAGTGACCCTGAAACTGACCTTACAGTGGATGTAAGACATGCAGGACAAGTTCCGCTTGTCTTTCTGAACTATCACCGAGTTTTAGCCAAACATGGCACATTTCAAACGTCTTCATGCATGGCGACAGGCCACATAACAGAAAATTATGGACCCAATTCTGAGGATGTAAATATGTTTTACAAAAACCAAAGCCCCTCATCAGCTTCATCCCCTGAAACTCACAAAGAATCTACACTTCCTCATTATATTGGAACTTCTGTAATAATAGCTAGTGGAAGGTAA